In Vicia villosa cultivar HV-30 ecotype Madison, WI linkage group LG7, Vvil1.0, whole genome shotgun sequence, the DNA window TGGCCCGTACCAAGCAAACTGCTCGCAAGTCCACCGGCGGCAAGGCTCCGAGGAAGCAACTGGCAACCAAAGCCGCTCGCAAGTCCGCTCCGGCCACCGGCGGAGTGAAGAAGCCACATCGTTTCAGGCCAGGAACCGTTGCTCTCCGTGAGATCCGCAAGTACCAGAAGAGCACTGAGCTTTTGATCCGCAAACTTCCTTTCCAGCGTCTCGTTCGTGAGATCGCTCAGGATTTCAAGACTGACCTCCGTTTCCAGAGCTCCGCCGTGTCGGCGCTTCAAGAAGCGGCTGAGGCTTACCTTGTTGGACTCTTTGAGGATACTAACCTCTGCGCAATTCACGCCAAGCGTGTTACTATCATGCCGAAGGATATTCAGCTTGCTAGGCGTATTAGAGGCGAGCGTGCTtgattttgttgaattcttgctcTTAGGGTTTGTGTAGATATTTTGGAAATGTTGTTAATTCCAAACGGGTGATTTCAGTTTCTTAAGAATTTAATCTTGTAATATTGGAATTGTGCTTAGCACTTATCATTGGAATGA includes these proteins:
- the LOC131620321 gene encoding histone H3.2: MARTKQTARKSTGGKAPRKQLATKAARKSAPATGGVKKPHRFRPGTVALREIRKYQKSTELLIRKLPFQRLVREIAQDFKTDLRFQSSAVSALQEAAEAYLVGLFEDTNLCAIHAKRVTIMPKDIQLARRIRGERA